The Streptomyces achromogenes genome window below encodes:
- the rho gene encoding transcription termination factor Rho: protein MSDTTDLMGARVEETAAAPATDASAPATGAGSRRRRGTGLEGMVLAELQQVASGLGIKGTARMRKSQLIEVIKEAQAGGGAPAKAADPVAETKPKRRATSKARTGDAADKKADAAPAEAAAEKAVAQQQIEIPGQPAGADAPAERRRRRATADVGSPETVAAEAKSAPKAETPAPAQTEAQAQPQGDARSDADGGEGRRRDRRERGRDRGERGDRGDRGDRRKGDDQQGGQQGQQQRGGQQGQQQGGGRQDRQQRDNGPQDDDEFGDGRRGRRGRYRDRRGRRGRDEIGAPEPQLADDDVLIPVAGILDILDNYAFIRTSGYLPGPNDVYVSLAQVRKNGLRKGDHVTGAVRQPKDGERREKFNALVRLDSQNGMAPESGRGRPEFNKLTPLYPQDRLRLETDPGVLTTRIIDLVAPIGKGQRGLIVAPPKTGKTMIMQAIANAITHNNPECHLMVVLVDERPEEVTDMQRSVKGEVISSTFDRPAEDHTTVAELAIERAKRLVELGHDVVVLLDSITRLGRAYNLAAPASGRILSGGVDSTALYPPKRFFGAARNIEDGGSLTILATALVDTGSRMDEVIFEEFKGTGNAELKLDRKLADKRIFPAVDVDASGTRKEEILLGNEELAVTWKLRRVLHALDQQQAIELLLDKMKQTKSNGEFLMQIQKTTPSPGNNND, encoded by the coding sequence GTGAGCGACACCACCGATCTGATGGGCGCACGTGTCGAGGAGACCGCTGCCGCGCCCGCCACGGACGCCTCCGCGCCTGCCACCGGTGCAGGCTCCCGGCGACGCCGCGGTACCGGCCTCGAGGGCATGGTGCTGGCCGAGCTGCAGCAGGTCGCATCCGGCCTCGGCATCAAGGGCACCGCGCGGATGCGCAAGAGCCAGCTGATCGAGGTCATCAAGGAGGCGCAGGCGGGAGGCGGCGCCCCGGCCAAGGCCGCGGACCCGGTCGCCGAGACCAAGCCCAAGCGCCGCGCCACCTCCAAGGCCCGCACCGGAGACGCCGCCGACAAGAAGGCGGACGCCGCTCCGGCCGAGGCCGCCGCCGAGAAGGCCGTGGCCCAGCAGCAGATCGAGATTCCGGGCCAGCCGGCCGGCGCCGACGCGCCCGCCGAGCGCCGTCGCCGTCGTGCCACCGCCGACGTCGGCAGCCCGGAGACGGTCGCCGCCGAGGCGAAGAGCGCGCCGAAGGCCGAGACGCCCGCGCCGGCGCAGACCGAGGCCCAGGCACAGCCCCAGGGCGACGCCAGGAGCGACGCCGACGGCGGCGAGGGCCGTCGCCGCGACCGCCGTGAGCGCGGCCGTGACCGTGGCGAGCGAGGTGACCGCGGTGACCGCGGTGACCGCCGCAAGGGCGACGACCAGCAGGGCGGCCAGCAGGGTCAGCAGCAGCGCGGCGGCCAGCAGGGCCAGCAGCAGGGCGGCGGCCGCCAGGACCGTCAGCAGCGCGACAACGGCCCGCAGGACGACGACGAGTTCGGCGACGGCCGGCGTGGCCGCCGCGGCCGCTACCGCGACCGCCGTGGCCGCCGCGGGCGCGACGAGATCGGCGCCCCCGAGCCGCAGCTCGCCGACGACGACGTGCTGATCCCCGTCGCGGGCATCCTGGACATCCTGGACAACTACGCGTTCATCCGGACCTCCGGCTACCTGCCGGGCCCGAACGACGTGTACGTCTCGCTCGCCCAGGTCCGCAAGAACGGTCTGCGCAAGGGCGACCACGTCACCGGCGCCGTCCGCCAGCCGAAGGACGGGGAGCGCCGCGAGAAGTTCAACGCGTTGGTCCGCCTGGACTCGCAGAACGGCATGGCGCCCGAATCCGGGCGCGGACGCCCCGAGTTCAACAAGCTGACGCCGCTCTACCCGCAGGACCGGCTCCGTCTGGAGACCGACCCGGGCGTTCTCACGACCCGCATCATCGACCTCGTCGCGCCGATCGGCAAGGGCCAGCGCGGCCTGATCGTGGCCCCGCCGAAGACCGGCAAGACCATGATCATGCAGGCGATCGCCAACGCGATCACGCACAACAACCCCGAGTGCCACCTGATGGTCGTCCTGGTCGACGAGCGTCCGGAAGAGGTCACCGACATGCAGCGGTCGGTCAAGGGCGAGGTCATCTCCTCGACCTTCGACCGTCCGGCCGAGGACCACACCACGGTCGCCGAGCTCGCCATCGAGCGCGCCAAGCGTCTGGTGGAGCTCGGCCACGACGTCGTCGTGCTGCTCGACTCGATCACGCGTCTGGGCCGTGCGTACAACCTCGCCGCCCCGGCCTCCGGCCGCATCCTGTCCGGTGGTGTCGACTCGACGGCCCTGTACCCGCCGAAGCGCTTCTTCGGTGCGGCCCGCAACATCGAGGACGGCGGCTCGCTGACCATCCTCGCCACCGCGCTGGTGGACACCGGGTCCCGCATGGACGAGGTGATCTTCGAGGAGTTCAAGGGCACCGGCAACGCCGAGCTCAAGCTCGACCGCAAGCTCGCCGACAAGCGCATCTTCCCGGCGGTGGACGTGGACGCGTCCGGCACCCGCAAGGAAGAGATCCTGCTCGGCAACGAGGAGCTCGCGGTCACCTGGAAGCTGCGCCGGGTGCTGCACGCGCTCGACCAGCAGCAGGCGATCGAGCTGCTCCTCGACAAGATGAAGCAGACGAAGTCGAACGGCGAGTTCCTGATGCAGATCCAGAAGACGACGCCGTCGCCGGGCAACAACAACGACTGA